Proteins from a single region of Gordonia hongkongensis:
- a CDS encoding MarR family winged helix-turn-helix transcriptional regulator — protein sequence MSEDHAPWQSPVHRDLAQELLRMSRRRSLVHPAVGLERSAFAILWILSDGRPRTLRELTADLQLEQSTVNRQVNAAIKHGYVERFEVEDSLSKMIRPTEAGREAFRRDGLLRAERLEQVFADLAPGSPQALLHELRAFNDAYERTQHRHGAADESDRGKRGLA from the coding sequence ATGTCGGAGGACCATGCGCCCTGGCAGTCGCCGGTGCATCGTGACCTGGCGCAGGAGTTGCTGCGGATGTCGCGACGTCGCAGCCTGGTGCATCCCGCCGTCGGCCTGGAACGCTCGGCCTTCGCGATCCTCTGGATTCTCTCCGACGGTCGGCCGCGGACGTTGCGGGAGCTGACCGCCGACCTCCAGCTCGAGCAGTCGACGGTCAACCGGCAGGTCAACGCAGCCATCAAACACGGCTACGTCGAGCGGTTCGAGGTCGAGGACTCGCTGTCGAAGATGATCCGCCCGACCGAGGCCGGGCGAGAGGCGTTCCGGCGCGACGGCCTGCTGCGTGCCGAACGGCTCGAGCAGGTCTTCGCCGATCTGGCCCCGGGCTCGCCGCAGGCCCTGCTCCACGAGCTGCGTGCCTTCAACGACGCCTACGAGCGGACCCAGCACCGGCACGGTGCGGCCGATGAATCCGACCGCGGGAAAAGGGGATTGGCGTGA